A window of Echeneis naucrates chromosome 13, fEcheNa1.1, whole genome shotgun sequence contains these coding sequences:
- the LOC115053070 gene encoding heterogeneous nuclear ribonucleoprotein L-like isoform X1 codes for MATAASRYYSEDGRATKRQKTDGMATGYEDPHKTLPSVVVHVRGLVDGVTEADLVEALQEFGAISYVVVMPKKRQALVEYEDMNGSSTAVTYAADNQVYIAGHPAFINYSTSQKISRPGDSDDSRSVNNVLLLTIMNPIYPITTDVLYTICNNCGPVQRIVIFRKNGVQAMVEFDSVQSAQRAKASLNGADIYSGCCTLKIEYAKPTRLNVFKNDQDTWDYTNPNLGGPDGDADGNGSNAEDVNANPNKRQRQPALLGDHPPEYGGGYHGYDESYGSPPYEGRRMGPPMRGRGGRSYGPGYGPPPPPPGEYGAHADSPVVMVYGLDPVKMNADRVFNIFCLYGNVERVKFMKSKPGAAMVEMGDCYAVDRAITHLNNNFLFGQKLNVCVSKQQAIVPGQCYELDDGTSSFKDFHGSRNNRFTSPEQAAKNRIQHPSNVLHFFNAQPDVTPEVFSQICDEIGVKAPINVKMFTGKSGAAPSDRSASGLLEWESINDAMEALALMNHFQMKNAAGPYPYTLKLCFSTVQHAN; via the exons ATGGCTACTGCAGCGAGCCGTTACTACAGCGAGGACGGCAGGGCAACCAAACGACAGAAAACCGACGGGATGGCCACG ggaTATGAAGATCCACACAAGACCCTTCCATCAGTGGTGGTGCATGTCCGCGGACTTGTGGATGGCGTTACGGAAGCTGACCTTGTCGAGGCTTTGCAGGAATTTGGTGCAATCAG CTATGTGGTGGTGATGCCCAAAAAACGGCAGGCACTGGTGGAGTATGAAGACATGAATGGATCATCTACAGCTGTAACTTACGCTGCAGACAACCAGGTCTACATCGCTGGCCATCCAGCCTTTATTAACTACTCCACAAGCCAGAAGATTTCCAGACCAGGAGACTCTGATGACTCCAGGAGTGTTAACAATGTTCTTCTGCTCACCATCATGAATCCGATATACCCCATCACCACG GATGTCCTTTACACTATCTGCAACAACTGTGGACCTGTCCAGAGAATTGTCATCTTCAGGAAGAACGGCGTGCAGGCCATGGTTGA ATTTGACTCTGTGCAAAGTGCCCAGCGAGCCAAGGCCTCACTAAATGGTGCAGACATCTACTCGGGCTGCTGCACACTGAAGATTGAGTACGCTAAG CCTACCCGCCTGAATGTCTTCAAGAATGACCAAGACACCTGGGACTACACAAACCCCAATCTAGGAGGTCCAG ATGGTGATGCAGATGGCAATGGGAGCaatgcag AAGATGTGAATGCCAACCCCAACAAGCGCCAGAGACAGCCTGCTCTGCTGGGCGACCACCCTCCAGAGTACG gaggtGGTTACCATGGCTATGATGAAAGCTACGGGTCTCCACCCTATGAAGGTCGACGAATGGGGCCACCAATGAGAGGGCGGGGAGGAAGAAGCTATGGGCCAGGCTATggacctcctccacctccacctgggGAGTACGGTGCCCATGCTGACTCTCCAGTTGTCATGGTGTATGGCTTAGACCCTGTCAAGATGAATGCAGACCGTGTCTTCAATATCTTTTGCCTCTATGGAAATGTGGAGCGG GTGAAGTTCATGAAGAGTAAACCAGGGGCTGCCATGGTGGAAATGGGAGACTGCTATGCAGTGGATCGCGCCATCACTCACCTCAACAATAACTTCCTGTTTGGACAGAAACTGAATGTGTG TGTGTCCAAGCAACAGGCCATCGTCCCTGGTCAGTGCTATGAGCTGGATGATGGCACGAGCAGCTTCAAGGATTTCCACGGCTCCAGGAACAACCGCTTCACCTCACCAGAACAAGCGGCCAAAAACCGCATCCAGCACCCAAGCAACGTGTTGCACTTCTTCAACGCCCAACCGGATGTCACCCCAGAGGTTTTCTCTCAG ATTTGTGATGAGATTGGTGTCAAGGCCCCCATCAATGTCAAAATGTTCACAGGAAAAA GTGGTGCTGCTCCCAGTGATCGCAGTGCTTCAGGGCTGCTGGAGTGGGAGTCCATCAATGATGCCATGGAGGCCCTGGCCCTGATGAACCACTTCCAGATGAAAAATGCAG CTGGTCCTTACCCATACACCCTCAAGCTGTGCTTCTCCACAGTTCAGCACGCGAACTGA
- the LOC115053070 gene encoding heterogeneous nuclear ribonucleoprotein L-like isoform X3, whose translation MATAASRYYSEDGRATKRQKTDGMATGYEDPHKTLPSVVVHVRGLVDGVTEADLVEALQEFGAISYVVVMPKKRQALVEYEDMNGSSTAVTYAADNQVYIAGHPAFINYSTSQKISRPGDSDDSRSVNNVLLLTIMNPIYPITTDVLYTICNNCGPVQRIVIFRKNGVQAMVEFDSVQSAQRAKASLNGADIYSGCCTLKIEYAKPTRLNVFKNDQDTWDYTNPNLGGPEDVNANPNKRQRQPALLGDHPPEYGGGYHGYDESYGSPPYEGRRMGPPMRGRGGRSYGPGYGPPPPPPGEYGAHADSPVVMVYGLDPVKMNADRVFNIFCLYGNVERVKFMKSKPGAAMVEMGDCYAVDRAITHLNNNFLFGQKLNVCVSKQQAIVPGQCYELDDGTSSFKDFHGSRNNRFTSPEQAAKNRIQHPSNVLHFFNAQPDVTPEVFSQICDEIGVKAPINVKMFTGKSGAAPSDRSASGLLEWESINDAMEALALMNHFQMKNAAGPYPYTLKLCFSTVQHAN comes from the exons ATGGCTACTGCAGCGAGCCGTTACTACAGCGAGGACGGCAGGGCAACCAAACGACAGAAAACCGACGGGATGGCCACG ggaTATGAAGATCCACACAAGACCCTTCCATCAGTGGTGGTGCATGTCCGCGGACTTGTGGATGGCGTTACGGAAGCTGACCTTGTCGAGGCTTTGCAGGAATTTGGTGCAATCAG CTATGTGGTGGTGATGCCCAAAAAACGGCAGGCACTGGTGGAGTATGAAGACATGAATGGATCATCTACAGCTGTAACTTACGCTGCAGACAACCAGGTCTACATCGCTGGCCATCCAGCCTTTATTAACTACTCCACAAGCCAGAAGATTTCCAGACCAGGAGACTCTGATGACTCCAGGAGTGTTAACAATGTTCTTCTGCTCACCATCATGAATCCGATATACCCCATCACCACG GATGTCCTTTACACTATCTGCAACAACTGTGGACCTGTCCAGAGAATTGTCATCTTCAGGAAGAACGGCGTGCAGGCCATGGTTGA ATTTGACTCTGTGCAAAGTGCCCAGCGAGCCAAGGCCTCACTAAATGGTGCAGACATCTACTCGGGCTGCTGCACACTGAAGATTGAGTACGCTAAG CCTACCCGCCTGAATGTCTTCAAGAATGACCAAGACACCTGGGACTACACAAACCCCAATCTAGGAGGTCCAG AAGATGTGAATGCCAACCCCAACAAGCGCCAGAGACAGCCTGCTCTGCTGGGCGACCACCCTCCAGAGTACG gaggtGGTTACCATGGCTATGATGAAAGCTACGGGTCTCCACCCTATGAAGGTCGACGAATGGGGCCACCAATGAGAGGGCGGGGAGGAAGAAGCTATGGGCCAGGCTATggacctcctccacctccacctgggGAGTACGGTGCCCATGCTGACTCTCCAGTTGTCATGGTGTATGGCTTAGACCCTGTCAAGATGAATGCAGACCGTGTCTTCAATATCTTTTGCCTCTATGGAAATGTGGAGCGG GTGAAGTTCATGAAGAGTAAACCAGGGGCTGCCATGGTGGAAATGGGAGACTGCTATGCAGTGGATCGCGCCATCACTCACCTCAACAATAACTTCCTGTTTGGACAGAAACTGAATGTGTG TGTGTCCAAGCAACAGGCCATCGTCCCTGGTCAGTGCTATGAGCTGGATGATGGCACGAGCAGCTTCAAGGATTTCCACGGCTCCAGGAACAACCGCTTCACCTCACCAGAACAAGCGGCCAAAAACCGCATCCAGCACCCAAGCAACGTGTTGCACTTCTTCAACGCCCAACCGGATGTCACCCCAGAGGTTTTCTCTCAG ATTTGTGATGAGATTGGTGTCAAGGCCCCCATCAATGTCAAAATGTTCACAGGAAAAA GTGGTGCTGCTCCCAGTGATCGCAGTGCTTCAGGGCTGCTGGAGTGGGAGTCCATCAATGATGCCATGGAGGCCCTGGCCCTGATGAACCACTTCCAGATGAAAAATGCAG CTGGTCCTTACCCATACACCCTCAAGCTGTGCTTCTCCACAGTTCAGCACGCGAACTGA
- the srsf7a gene encoding serine and arginine rich splicing factor 7a isoform X2, whose protein sequence is MSYYSSRSSSRATDCKVYVGDLGNGAAKGELERAFSYYGPLRSVWVARNPPGFAFVEFEDPRDAEDAVKGMDGKVLCGSRVRVEMSTGLSRKGRGRPSRRQFDPNDRCYQCGDRGHYAYDCYRFSKRGRRSRSRSRSRSRSRSRSRGRRYRSRSRSRSHSRSRRRSPSYSRRRSRSGSPARSKSRTPVRSRSRSRSRSGSAPRGRSVSRSRSRSPSVNHKRNSRSRSASPNRSPTPAED, encoded by the exons ATGTCATACTACTCCTCCCGTAGTTCGTCTAGGGCCACTGACTGTAAAGTTTATGTGGGTGACCTGGGCAATGGTGCTGCCAAGGGAGAGCTGGAGCGGGCCTTCAGTTATTATGGCCCACTAAGAAGTGTCTGGGTGGCCAGGAACCCACCGGGTTTTGCCTTTGTGGAGTTTGAGGATCCCAGAGATGCTGAAGATGCTGTGAAAGGCATGGATGGAAA GGTCCTATGCGGGTCACGTGTGCGTGTAGAGATGTCAACAGGTCTGTCTAGAAAAGGGCGTGGGCGCCCCAGTCGACGGCAGTTTGACCCCAATGATCGATGTTACCAGTGTGGGGACCGTGGCCACTATGCTTATGACTGTTACCGCTTCAGCAAGAGGGGCCGTCGGAGCAG GTCTCGCTCACGCTCtcggtccaggtccaggtccaggtcccgTGGACGCCGCTATCGCTCCCGCTCCCGTAGCCGAAGCCATAGTCG gAGCCGCCGTCGATCTCCATCTTATTCCAGACGTAGGAGCAG GTCTGGCTCCCCAGCTCGCTCCAAGTCCAGGACTCCAGTGAGAAG CCGCTCCAGATCTCGGTCTCGGTCTGGCTCTGCACCCAGAGGGCGCTCGGTGTCTCGATCCCGCTCACGATCTCCATCCGTCAACCACAAGAGGAACAG tcGTTCCCGTTCAGCGAGTCCAAACCGCAGCCCTACACCAGCAGAGGACTGA
- the ech1 gene encoding delta(3,5)-Delta(2,4)-dienoyl-CoA isomerase, mitochondrial isoform X2, whose product MSSAVSSPTYTTLAISHPAESVTHVELHRPEKRNAMSKAFWREMVDCFTELSRDPDCRVVLVSGAGRIFTAGIDLMDMASDVLQPQGDDTARVSWNLRQIISKYQETFSVIEKCPKPVVVAVHGACIGGGVDLITACDIRLCTQDAWFQVKEVDIGLAADVGTLQRLPKVIGSRSLVNDLALTARKMYADEAKSCGLVSRVFADKEAMMANALEMAGEIAARSPVAVQGTKINLLYARDHSVAEGLDYMATWNMSMLQTQDVMKSAQAAMEKKSPKTIVFSKL is encoded by the exons ATGTCCTCAGCAGTCTCCAGCCCCACTTACACCACTTTGGCCATCAGCCACCCAGCAGAGTCCGTCACACATGTGGAGCTTCACCGGCCAGAGAAACGCAACGCCATGAGCAAAGCCTTCTGGAG GGAGATGGTGGACTGCTTCACTGAACTATCCAGAGACCCAGACTGCAGAGTGGTGCTGGTGTCTGGAGCAGGGAGGATCTTCACAGCTG GGATTGACTTGATGGACATGGCTAGCGATGTCCTCCAACCGCAGGGTGACGACACGGCCAGAGTTTCTTGGAACCTGAGACAAATAATTTCCAAGTATCAGGAGACATTCTCTGTCATTGAGAAG TGTCCAAAGCCTGTTGTGGTGGCTGTCCATGGAGCCTGCATTGGAGGAG GTGTGGACTTGATCACAGCCTGTGACATTCGCTTGTGTACCCAAGATGCCTGGTTCCAAGTCAAG GAAGTAGATATTGGACTTGCAGCAGACGTCGGGACTCTCCAGAGACTTCCAAAAGTCATTGGCAGCCGCAG CCTAGTGAATGACTTGGCTCTGACTGCCAGGAAGATGTATGCAGATGAAGCCAAAAGTTGTGGGTTAGTCAG CCGAGTATTTGCAGATAAGGAGGCCATGATGGCTAACGCGCTGGAGATGGCAGGGGAGATCGCTGCTCGCAGCCCTGTAGCAGTGCAGGGCACCAAGATCAACCTCCTCTATGCCAGAGACCACAGTGTGGCAGAAGGACTAGATTATATG GCCACGTGGAATATGAGCATGCTTCAGACTCAGGATGTGATGAAATCAGCTCAGGCTGCCATGGAGAAGAAGAGTCCCAAGACAATCGTCTTCTCCAAACTTTAA
- the LOC115053070 gene encoding heterogeneous nuclear ribonucleoprotein L-like isoform X2, translated as MATAASRYYSEDGRATKRQKTDGMATGYEDPHKTLPSVVVHVRGLVDGVTEADLVEALQEFGAISYVVVMPKKRQALVEYEDMNGSSTAVTYAADNQVYIAGHPAFINYSTSQKISRPGDSDDSRSVNNVLLLTIMNPIYPITTDVLYTICNNCGPVQRIVIFRKNGVQAMVEFDSVQSAQRAKASLNGADIYSGCCTLKIEYAKPTRLNVFKNDQDTWDYTNPNLGGPDGDADGNGSNADVNANPNKRQRQPALLGDHPPEYGGGYHGYDESYGSPPYEGRRMGPPMRGRGGRSYGPGYGPPPPPPGEYGAHADSPVVMVYGLDPVKMNADRVFNIFCLYGNVERVKFMKSKPGAAMVEMGDCYAVDRAITHLNNNFLFGQKLNVCVSKQQAIVPGQCYELDDGTSSFKDFHGSRNNRFTSPEQAAKNRIQHPSNVLHFFNAQPDVTPEVFSQICDEIGVKAPINVKMFTGKSGAAPSDRSASGLLEWESINDAMEALALMNHFQMKNAAGPYPYTLKLCFSTVQHAN; from the exons ATGGCTACTGCAGCGAGCCGTTACTACAGCGAGGACGGCAGGGCAACCAAACGACAGAAAACCGACGGGATGGCCACG ggaTATGAAGATCCACACAAGACCCTTCCATCAGTGGTGGTGCATGTCCGCGGACTTGTGGATGGCGTTACGGAAGCTGACCTTGTCGAGGCTTTGCAGGAATTTGGTGCAATCAG CTATGTGGTGGTGATGCCCAAAAAACGGCAGGCACTGGTGGAGTATGAAGACATGAATGGATCATCTACAGCTGTAACTTACGCTGCAGACAACCAGGTCTACATCGCTGGCCATCCAGCCTTTATTAACTACTCCACAAGCCAGAAGATTTCCAGACCAGGAGACTCTGATGACTCCAGGAGTGTTAACAATGTTCTTCTGCTCACCATCATGAATCCGATATACCCCATCACCACG GATGTCCTTTACACTATCTGCAACAACTGTGGACCTGTCCAGAGAATTGTCATCTTCAGGAAGAACGGCGTGCAGGCCATGGTTGA ATTTGACTCTGTGCAAAGTGCCCAGCGAGCCAAGGCCTCACTAAATGGTGCAGACATCTACTCGGGCTGCTGCACACTGAAGATTGAGTACGCTAAG CCTACCCGCCTGAATGTCTTCAAGAATGACCAAGACACCTGGGACTACACAAACCCCAATCTAGGAGGTCCAG ATGGTGATGCAGATGGCAATGGGAGCaatgcag ATGTGAATGCCAACCCCAACAAGCGCCAGAGACAGCCTGCTCTGCTGGGCGACCACCCTCCAGAGTACG gaggtGGTTACCATGGCTATGATGAAAGCTACGGGTCTCCACCCTATGAAGGTCGACGAATGGGGCCACCAATGAGAGGGCGGGGAGGAAGAAGCTATGGGCCAGGCTATggacctcctccacctccacctgggGAGTACGGTGCCCATGCTGACTCTCCAGTTGTCATGGTGTATGGCTTAGACCCTGTCAAGATGAATGCAGACCGTGTCTTCAATATCTTTTGCCTCTATGGAAATGTGGAGCGG GTGAAGTTCATGAAGAGTAAACCAGGGGCTGCCATGGTGGAAATGGGAGACTGCTATGCAGTGGATCGCGCCATCACTCACCTCAACAATAACTTCCTGTTTGGACAGAAACTGAATGTGTG TGTGTCCAAGCAACAGGCCATCGTCCCTGGTCAGTGCTATGAGCTGGATGATGGCACGAGCAGCTTCAAGGATTTCCACGGCTCCAGGAACAACCGCTTCACCTCACCAGAACAAGCGGCCAAAAACCGCATCCAGCACCCAAGCAACGTGTTGCACTTCTTCAACGCCCAACCGGATGTCACCCCAGAGGTTTTCTCTCAG ATTTGTGATGAGATTGGTGTCAAGGCCCCCATCAATGTCAAAATGTTCACAGGAAAAA GTGGTGCTGCTCCCAGTGATCGCAGTGCTTCAGGGCTGCTGGAGTGGGAGTCCATCAATGATGCCATGGAGGCCCTGGCCCTGATGAACCACTTCCAGATGAAAAATGCAG CTGGTCCTTACCCATACACCCTCAAGCTGTGCTTCTCCACAGTTCAGCACGCGAACTGA
- the srsf7a gene encoding serine and arginine rich splicing factor 7a isoform X1 — protein sequence MSYYSSRSSSRATDCKVYVGDLGNGAAKGELERAFSYYGPLRSVWVARNPPGFAFVEFEDPRDAEDAVKGMDGKVLCGSRVRVEMSTGLSRKGRGRPSRRQFDPNDRCYQCGDRGHYAYDCYRFSKRGRRSRSRSRSRSRSRSRSRGRRYRSRSRSRSHSRSRRRSPSYSRRRSRSGSPARSKSRTPVRSRSRSRSRSGSAPRGRSVSRSRSRSPSVNHKRNSVWWELSTALTPQLIPGPGSASCRCVRPAGG from the exons ATGTCATACTACTCCTCCCGTAGTTCGTCTAGGGCCACTGACTGTAAAGTTTATGTGGGTGACCTGGGCAATGGTGCTGCCAAGGGAGAGCTGGAGCGGGCCTTCAGTTATTATGGCCCACTAAGAAGTGTCTGGGTGGCCAGGAACCCACCGGGTTTTGCCTTTGTGGAGTTTGAGGATCCCAGAGATGCTGAAGATGCTGTGAAAGGCATGGATGGAAA GGTCCTATGCGGGTCACGTGTGCGTGTAGAGATGTCAACAGGTCTGTCTAGAAAAGGGCGTGGGCGCCCCAGTCGACGGCAGTTTGACCCCAATGATCGATGTTACCAGTGTGGGGACCGTGGCCACTATGCTTATGACTGTTACCGCTTCAGCAAGAGGGGCCGTCGGAGCAG GTCTCGCTCACGCTCtcggtccaggtccaggtccaggtcccgTGGACGCCGCTATCGCTCCCGCTCCCGTAGCCGAAGCCATAGTCG gAGCCGCCGTCGATCTCCATCTTATTCCAGACGTAGGAGCAG GTCTGGCTCCCCAGCTCGCTCCAAGTCCAGGACTCCAGTGAGAAG CCGCTCCAGATCTCGGTCTCGGTCTGGCTCTGCACCCAGAGGGCGCTCGGTGTCTCGATCCCGCTCACGATCTCCATCCGTCAACCACAAGAGGAACAG CGTGTGGTGGGAGCTGAGCACTGCACTGACACCGCAGCTGATCCCAGGCCCAGGGTCTGCCAGCTGCCGGTGTGTACGTCCTGCGGGAGGGTGA
- the ech1 gene encoding delta(3,5)-Delta(2,4)-dienoyl-CoA isomerase, mitochondrial isoform X1 — MMSVLVRAAYTKYGCLCSSGQPLVRAMSSAVSSPTYTTLAISHPAESVTHVELHRPEKRNAMSKAFWREMVDCFTELSRDPDCRVVLVSGAGRIFTAGIDLMDMASDVLQPQGDDTARVSWNLRQIISKYQETFSVIEKCPKPVVVAVHGACIGGGVDLITACDIRLCTQDAWFQVKEVDIGLAADVGTLQRLPKVIGSRSLVNDLALTARKMYADEAKSCGLVSRVFADKEAMMANALEMAGEIAARSPVAVQGTKINLLYARDHSVAEGLDYMATWNMSMLQTQDVMKSAQAAMEKKSPKTIVFSKL, encoded by the exons ATGATGTCAGTCCTCGTCAGGGCAGCGTACACGAAAT ACGGCTGTCTGTGCTCTTCGGGTCAGCCCTTGGTCAGGGCTATGTCCTCAGCAGTCTCCAGCCCCACTTACACCACTTTGGCCATCAGCCACCCAGCAGAGTCCGTCACACATGTGGAGCTTCACCGGCCAGAGAAACGCAACGCCATGAGCAAAGCCTTCTGGAG GGAGATGGTGGACTGCTTCACTGAACTATCCAGAGACCCAGACTGCAGAGTGGTGCTGGTGTCTGGAGCAGGGAGGATCTTCACAGCTG GGATTGACTTGATGGACATGGCTAGCGATGTCCTCCAACCGCAGGGTGACGACACGGCCAGAGTTTCTTGGAACCTGAGACAAATAATTTCCAAGTATCAGGAGACATTCTCTGTCATTGAGAAG TGTCCAAAGCCTGTTGTGGTGGCTGTCCATGGAGCCTGCATTGGAGGAG GTGTGGACTTGATCACAGCCTGTGACATTCGCTTGTGTACCCAAGATGCCTGGTTCCAAGTCAAG GAAGTAGATATTGGACTTGCAGCAGACGTCGGGACTCTCCAGAGACTTCCAAAAGTCATTGGCAGCCGCAG CCTAGTGAATGACTTGGCTCTGACTGCCAGGAAGATGTATGCAGATGAAGCCAAAAGTTGTGGGTTAGTCAG CCGAGTATTTGCAGATAAGGAGGCCATGATGGCTAACGCGCTGGAGATGGCAGGGGAGATCGCTGCTCGCAGCCCTGTAGCAGTGCAGGGCACCAAGATCAACCTCCTCTATGCCAGAGACCACAGTGTGGCAGAAGGACTAGATTATATG GCCACGTGGAATATGAGCATGCTTCAGACTCAGGATGTGATGAAATCAGCTCAGGCTGCCATGGAGAAGAAGAGTCCCAAGACAATCGTCTTCTCCAAACTTTAA